One segment of Theobroma cacao cultivar B97-61/B2 chromosome 9, Criollo_cocoa_genome_V2, whole genome shotgun sequence DNA contains the following:
- the LOC18588872 gene encoding probable LRR receptor-like serine/threonine-protein kinase IRK, with translation MESKWLWMFLAALILLEGWCDGCWEQEKIALLQLKPFFHNINGLHNWAEGNESISDCCEWERVECNPTTGRVTRLFLNLTTTLTSSDLAFDGYYSDEGYEIYIFEWNSGSTGRDYWYLDTSLFLPFEKLKSLHLSGNSIAGCVHNGGFERLSLKLDKLETLDLSNNNLNDSILSSLSGLSSLKSLYLANNQFTESNSINGINILSKLKNLETLDLRGNILGNDVLSHLNGFTSLKSLRLQGCGLQGTVPMLEFSHLMNLKELYLGRNKIESFESFREKRELGFIKLEVLGLSENFFNNSIFSFLGVLSNLKSLYITNNKLKGPIELDAFSNLENMHIYCSFDNPTYDGVISTGCSLPLQSLSLFSSLKTLRLVGFSFNGRITTEIWQNLTSLEDLTVGYSSLPSNFIQDIGTLTSLKNLFLYYCEVNGNLSMHGPLHLKNLESLSIFLTPLESNFLQTIGAVPSLKSLSLWNCGLNGTLPTQDRKKLVIMCD, from the exons ATGGAGTCTAAATGGTTGTGGATGTTTCTAGCAGCGTTAATCTTGCTTGAAGGGTGGTGTGATGGTTGCTGGGAGCAAGAAAAAATTGCTCTCTTGCAACTCAAACCGTTCTTCCATAATATTAATGGTCTACATAACTGGGCAGAGGGAAATGAGAGTATTTCCGATTGTTGTGAATGGGAAAGGGTTGAGTGCAATCCCACCACTGGACGAGTGACACGGCTCTTCCTTAATCTTACAACAACTTTAACCTCTTCTGATTTAGCTTTTGATGGATATTATTCGGATGAAGGTTATGAAATTTACATATTTGAATGGAACAGTGGGAGTACTGGGAGGGATTATTGGTATCTCGACACGTCTTTGTTTCTTCCCTTCGAGAAATTGAAGAGTCTTCATTTGAGTGGAAATTCCATCGCTGGTTGTGTTCACAATGGAG GTTTTGAAAGATTGTCATTGAAATTGGACAAACTGGAGACTCTTGACTTGAGCAACAATAATCTCAATGATAGTATTTTATCATCTTTAAGTGGACTTTCATCTCTCAAGTCTTTATATTTAGCTAACAACCAATTCACAGAATCAAATTCTATCAATG GTATTAATATACTATCAAAGTTGAAGAATTTGGAGACTCTGGATTTACGTGGTAACATATTAGGAAATGACGTCTTGTCACATCTAAACGGATTTACATCTTTAAAATCATTACGTTTGCAGGGGTGTGGATTACAAGGAACTGTTCCTATGCTAG AATTCAGTCATTTGATGAACTTAAAGGAATTGTATTTAGGCCGAAATAAAATTGAGAGTTTCGAATCCTTTCGAG AAAAAAGAGAATTGGGGTTCATCAAACTTGAGGTGCTTGGTTTAAGTGAAAATTTCTTCAACAACAGCATATTCTCATTTCTTGGTGTGCTCTCAAATTTGAAGTCTTTGTATATAACAAATAACAAATTGAAAGGGCCAATAG AATTAGATGCTTTCAGCAACTTGGAGAACATGCATATTTACTGCAGTTTTGACAATCCGACCTACGACG GAGTAATAAGTACCGGTTGTAGCCTTCCACTGCAATCACTGAGCTTGTTCTCGTCGTTGAAGACTCTTCGTTTGGTTGGATTTAGTTTTAACGGAAGAATTACTACAGAAA TTTGGCAAAATTTGACAAGTTTGGAGGACTTGACCGTGGGATATTCATCTCTCCCTTCCAACTTTATTCAAGATATTGGAACACTGACTTCTCTTAAGAATTTGTTCCTGTACTATTGTGAGGTGAATGGCAACCTCTCTATGCATG GCCCACTTCATTTGAAGAATTTGGAATCTCTCAGCATATTCTTGACTCCTCTGGAAAGCAACTTTCTTCAAACAATTGGAGCTGTGCCTTCTCTCAAGTCTTTATCATTATGGAATTGTGGACTCAATGGCACCTTACCTACCCAAG